Proteins from a single region of Streptomyces sp. HUAS 15-9:
- a CDS encoding enhanced serine sensitivity protein SseB, with translation MDFPADFPTDFPAQAHPHPHGGWPGNELEEVLSASLGVPSAGARIVEVLSRAFVWIPLPNGGGPDSGPLDLPTLEIEGQVYVPVFSSEEQFRQVVGSHMSYTIAPAVEFARGLPPQVGLAVNPDGVVGVPLPPAAVAELCRAGRTALDGPSTGGRVRLFEPDWQDDPVDFLTAASAEFAAAGVVATARRCLAAIETADPVMFVGVELSQWEGDLRALPLEALGKALGKVPVRWPVNLVLLDVAEDPVGHWMRANVRPFYQHGH, from the coding sequence ATGGACTTCCCGGCGGACTTCCCCACGGACTTCCCGGCACAGGCGCACCCCCATCCGCACGGCGGATGGCCCGGCAACGAGCTGGAGGAGGTGCTGTCGGCGTCCCTCGGCGTGCCGTCGGCCGGCGCCCGGATCGTCGAGGTCCTGAGCCGCGCCTTCGTATGGATTCCGCTGCCCAACGGCGGCGGCCCGGACAGCGGTCCCCTCGATCTGCCCACGCTGGAGATAGAGGGCCAGGTGTACGTCCCGGTGTTCAGCTCCGAGGAGCAGTTCCGCCAGGTCGTCGGCTCCCACATGTCGTACACCATCGCGCCCGCCGTGGAGTTCGCCCGCGGTCTGCCCCCGCAGGTCGGCCTCGCCGTCAACCCGGACGGCGTGGTCGGCGTCCCGCTCCCGCCGGCCGCGGTCGCCGAGCTGTGCCGGGCCGGGCGCACCGCACTCGACGGACCCTCGACCGGCGGCCGCGTCCGCCTCTTCGAACCCGACTGGCAGGACGACCCGGTCGACTTCCTCACCGCGGCCTCGGCGGAGTTCGCCGCGGCGGGCGTGGTCGCCACGGCCCGCCGCTGCCTGGCCGCGATCGAGACCGCGGACCCGGTGATGTTCGTGGGCGTCGAACTGTCCCAGTGGGAGGGCGACCTGCGAGCCCTCCCCCTGGAAGCCCTGGGCAAGGCCCTGGGAAAGGTCCCGGTGCGCTGGCCGGTCAACCTCGTACTGCTCGACGTGGCGGAGGACCCGGTGGGCCACTGGATGAGGGCGAACGTCCGCCCCTTCTATCAGCACGGCCACTGA